The Nocardia arthritidis genome has a window encoding:
- a CDS encoding helix-turn-helix transcriptional regulator: MTEMSRLVRHERGIPVFDYRTDPVTPPVSVLRMHRPGRPGPDGRHIHDFPVLFYTAGIVHVVAPGRVIDLPVEHGLGCGTVVAFDPRALGGAARPAWASHPLLYPFLHGSSDGLLRLSVPDGRDVFWENTISAIEAEIAGRREGYRQAALAYLTLLLIELARMAADVVGDLRRSGEPLLAAVFEAIDDHIGEPLSLRDVARAVGMTPGHLTTVVRRRTGRTVQDWIVERRMTEARRLLTETELPIGEIARRVGMADPGYFTRVFRRENGAPPRRWRERSAAR, encoded by the coding sequence ATGACGGAGATGTCCCGGCTGGTGCGGCACGAGCGCGGCATCCCGGTTTTCGACTACCGGACCGATCCGGTGACGCCGCCGGTATCGGTGCTGCGCATGCATCGGCCCGGCAGGCCCGGTCCGGATGGGCGGCATATCCACGACTTTCCGGTGCTGTTCTATACGGCGGGCATCGTCCACGTCGTCGCGCCCGGCCGGGTGATCGATCTTCCGGTGGAGCACGGTCTCGGCTGCGGTACCGTCGTCGCATTCGATCCGAGGGCGCTCGGCGGGGCGGCCCGGCCCGCTTGGGCGTCACACCCGCTGCTGTACCCATTCCTGCACGGCAGTTCCGATGGGTTGCTGCGTCTTTCGGTACCCGATGGCCGAGACGTGTTCTGGGAGAACACGATCTCCGCCATCGAAGCCGAAATCGCCGGACGCCGGGAGGGCTATCGTCAGGCGGCGCTCGCCTATCTGACGCTGCTGTTGATCGAGCTGGCCAGGATGGCCGCCGATGTGGTCGGTGATCTGCGGCGCAGTGGTGAACCGCTGCTCGCCGCGGTATTCGAGGCGATAGACGACCACATCGGCGAACCGCTGTCGCTGCGCGATGTCGCGCGTGCGGTCGGTATGACACCGGGCCACCTCACCACCGTGGTCCGCCGCCGCACCGGCCGCACCGTGCAGGACTGGATCGTCGAACGCCGGATGACCGAGGCGCGCAGGCTGCTCACCGAAACCGAACTGCCCATCGGCGAGATCGCCCGCCGCGTCGGCATGGCCGATCCCGGCTACTTCACCCGGGTGTTCCGGCGCGAGAACGGTGCGCCGCCGCGGCGCTGGCGGGAGCGGTCGGCGGCGCGGTGA
- a CDS encoding FAD-dependent oxidoreductase, which yields MTNNGGSAQAHGDRPGRADTPAKRAVIIGAGIAGLATALRLHRSGWRVLVVERAPGRRSSGYLVNLPGQAYDTAGRLGILPQLVARDIGFFTSILTRADGSAKFTVPAAAAQALGSRMLTVFRGDLETVLYEEISEIVPIRFGTTVRAVVPGRDEVDIEFADGSRETADLLVGADGVHSVVRGLLFGEATDCRVELKHMVGALPLDGTPDGVPEGAGTTFIGVRRTAAVMNLGPGRSSAFFTYYSEDPETELKRGAVDALTTAFGDLEGGVPNALRQLARDPGAAYFDSVSQIVLNRWSSGRVLLLGDSAWCVTVFAGHGAALALTGADRLGDELDAHGDDIPAALAAWEAALRPEVRKRQALARKGTAQFAPPTKAHIFANEMMIRAMRLPGIRTMMQRAIARANE from the coding sequence GTGACGAACAACGGCGGAAGCGCACAGGCGCACGGCGACCGGCCGGGCCGTGCCGACACACCGGCCAAACGGGCGGTGATCATCGGTGCCGGAATCGCGGGCCTGGCCACCGCATTGCGCCTGCACCGGTCGGGTTGGCGGGTGCTGGTGGTCGAGCGCGCGCCGGGGCGGCGCAGCAGCGGTTATCTGGTCAACCTGCCCGGTCAGGCCTACGACACGGCCGGGCGCCTCGGCATACTGCCCCAGCTCGTCGCGCGCGATATCGGATTCTTCACCTCGATCCTGACCAGGGCCGACGGCAGCGCGAAATTCACCGTGCCCGCCGCCGCGGCGCAGGCCCTCGGCTCCCGGATGCTCACCGTCTTCCGGGGAGACCTCGAAACCGTTCTCTACGAGGAGATTTCGGAGATCGTCCCGATCCGGTTCGGCACCACCGTCCGAGCCGTCGTACCCGGCCGGGACGAGGTCGATATCGAATTCGCCGACGGCAGCCGCGAAACGGCCGACCTGCTGGTCGGCGCCGACGGCGTGCATTCGGTTGTGCGCGGACTGCTGTTCGGCGAGGCCACCGATTGCCGGGTCGAGCTGAAACATATGGTCGGCGCGCTGCCGCTGGATGGAACTCCGGACGGCGTGCCGGAGGGCGCGGGCACCACCTTCATCGGGGTGCGCCGCACGGCGGCGGTGATGAACCTCGGGCCCGGCCGGTCCTCGGCATTCTTCACCTACTACAGCGAAGACCCGGAAACGGAGCTGAAGCGGGGGGCGGTGGACGCGCTCACCACCGCTTTCGGCGATCTGGAAGGCGGCGTGCCCAACGCCCTGCGCCAACTCGCCCGCGACCCCGGCGCGGCCTACTTCGACTCGGTCAGCCAGATCGTGCTGAACCGATGGAGTAGCGGCCGGGTGCTGTTGCTCGGCGATTCCGCCTGGTGCGTAACGGTTTTCGCCGGGCACGGGGCCGCACTCGCGCTCACCGGCGCCGACCGGCTCGGCGACGAACTCGACGCGCACGGCGACGATATCCCGGCCGCGCTCGCCGCGTGGGAGGCGGCGCTGCGGCCCGAGGTGCGCAAGCGACAGGCGTTGGCCCGCAAGGGCACAGCCCAATTCGCCCCGCCGACGAAGGCGCATATCTTCGCGAACGAGATGATGATCCGCGCCATGCGGCTGCCCGGCATCCGCACGATGATGCAGCGCGCCATCGCCCGCGCGAACGAGTAG
- a CDS encoding TetR family transcriptional regulator, with the protein MPRGVAIPAIRQQLFTAAEQLIVRDGPGKLSGRAVTGAAGVATGLMYAHFADFDEFLTGYATDRGFLLCAEAANLPERAGTGGIAANVCEVVLARPLAATVASVRLLAARPDLADRIGELLGDRNAGLDTIESATAAYLSAEQRLGRLPATADPAALALAIVGVVHHLLLTVTAEADIRLRLHRTVAALVGEPTPSEHGSAAR; encoded by the coding sequence ATGCCTAGAGGTGTCGCCATCCCCGCGATCCGGCAGCAGCTGTTCACCGCCGCCGAGCAGCTGATCGTCCGCGACGGGCCGGGCAAGCTCAGCGGCCGGGCCGTCACCGGAGCGGCGGGTGTCGCGACCGGGTTGATGTACGCGCATTTCGCCGACTTCGACGAATTCCTGACCGGCTACGCCACCGACCGCGGGTTCCTCCTCTGCGCCGAGGCGGCGAACCTGCCGGAGCGGGCGGGCACCGGCGGGATCGCGGCGAACGTGTGCGAGGTGGTCCTCGCGCGTCCGCTGGCCGCAACCGTCGCCTCGGTGCGCCTGCTGGCCGCGCGTCCCGATCTGGCGGACCGGATCGGCGAATTGCTCGGCGATCGGAACGCGGGGCTCGACACCATCGAAAGCGCAACGGCCGCATACCTTTCGGCCGAGCAGCGGCTCGGCAGGCTGCCCGCGACGGCGGATCCGGCGGCCCTCGCGCTCGCCATCGTCGGCGTCGTCCACCACCTCCTGCTCACCGTCACCGCGGAAGCCGATATCCGCCTGCGCCTGCATCGAACCGTCGCGGCGCTGGTCGGTGAGCCGACGCCGTCGGAGCACGGGAGCGCGGCGCGGTGA
- a CDS encoding Rv1733c family protein, producing the protein MGFHSALTTGGCRRPRVAVQPFRGTPNPGFGRALPGYSRHGGVRDDATPPHVQPPDRLSGSARWAVLEAVEMDGYPSLARRLWRTLPWSGNPLMRPADRFEGLIRLLAIVLVLAAVPLAGLAGTVGYTSAAARIHADNATKTLVQVAITSDPELIPTEGQTAASHLEAHVQWKFDGHPATATIEVPASAKRGDLVPMWLGSNGRPTGAPVSTGSAAIQGIGAGLFTLTGIVCGAITLAWSATWLLAWRNRAEWAREWQRMSRAIGQGK; encoded by the coding sequence ATGGGGTTCCACTCAGCGCTGACAACCGGCGGTTGTCGGCGACCGCGAGTCGCGGTACAGCCGTTCCGCGGAACGCCCAATCCGGGTTTCGGCCGGGCGCTTCCGGGCTATTCGCGCCACGGCGGCGTCCGCGACGACGCGACACCGCCGCATGTGCAACCGCCGGACCGGTTGTCCGGCTCGGCTCGATGGGCGGTGTTGGAGGCGGTCGAGATGGACGGATATCCCTCGCTGGCGCGGCGACTGTGGCGGACACTGCCGTGGAGCGGCAACCCGCTGATGCGCCCTGCGGATCGGTTCGAGGGGCTGATCCGGCTGCTCGCCATCGTGCTCGTGCTGGCCGCAGTTCCGCTGGCCGGTCTTGCGGGCACCGTCGGATATACCTCCGCCGCCGCGCGCATCCACGCCGACAATGCCACCAAAACCCTTGTCCAGGTGGCGATTACCAGCGATCCCGAATTGATTCCCACCGAGGGGCAGACCGCGGCGAGCCACCTCGAGGCCCACGTGCAGTGGAAATTCGACGGTCACCCCGCGACCGCGACCATCGAGGTGCCCGCATCGGCCAAACGGGGCGACCTGGTCCCGATGTGGCTCGGGTCGAACGGACGCCCCACCGGCGCACCGGTGTCCACCGGGTCCGCCGCCATACAGGGCATCGGCGCCGGGCTGTTCACACTGACCGGAATTGTCTGCGGCGCAATAACTCTCGCCTGGTCCGCGACATGGCTGCTGGCCTGGCGCAATCGCGCGGAATGGGCACGCGAATGGCAGCGGATGAGCCGCGCGATCGGGCAGGGCAAGTAG
- a CDS encoding LysR family transcriptional regulator: MELDLGAVRAFIAIADDRHFGAAADELHLTQQAISKRIAKLEAGLGTVLLRRARGGAELTPDGAAFLPHARALIALADRAVESVCGRDRPLRVDVIGTRLAPAELVRAFHEANDDVEIDIVSSKGLRSGRSALANGTIDVAFARVIGELDPVIDYVPAYLEPLQILVNRRHRLAGRRRIRLAELTDSVARMPGNEPGSEWAHYYNDLAGEFGLTNDTTGPDFGLDHLLDEIAHSPESFVFGAEKMRVPWHPEIVQIPIIDPTPVYPHAMLWHRHSQHPALPRLIEHIRAEFRPFDPRTQWLPPLEIRTELWGSTQR; encoded by the coding sequence TTGGAACTGGATCTCGGTGCGGTGCGGGCGTTCATCGCCATCGCCGACGATCGGCATTTCGGAGCGGCGGCCGATGAATTGCACCTTACGCAGCAGGCGATTTCGAAGCGGATCGCGAAGTTGGAGGCCGGGCTCGGCACCGTACTGCTGCGGCGCGCCCGCGGCGGCGCCGAGCTCACCCCGGACGGCGCGGCCTTCCTCCCGCATGCCCGCGCCCTGATCGCGCTGGCCGATCGCGCGGTGGAATCCGTATGCGGGCGCGACCGTCCGCTGCGCGTCGACGTGATCGGAACCCGGCTCGCGCCGGCGGAATTGGTCCGCGCCTTCCACGAGGCCAACGACGATGTCGAGATCGATATCGTCTCCTCGAAAGGGTTGCGCAGCGGGCGGTCCGCGCTCGCGAACGGCACCATCGATGTCGCCTTCGCCAGGGTGATCGGCGAGCTCGACCCGGTTATCGACTATGTTCCCGCCTACCTCGAACCGCTACAGATCCTGGTCAACCGCAGGCATCGGTTGGCGGGACGCCGCCGAATACGCTTGGCGGAGCTCACCGATTCGGTCGCCCGCATGCCGGGCAACGAGCCGGGCAGCGAATGGGCGCATTACTACAACGATCTCGCAGGCGAATTCGGACTCACCAACGACACCACCGGACCGGATTTCGGATTGGACCATCTGCTCGACGAGATCGCCCACTCCCCGGAGAGTTTCGTATTCGGCGCCGAAAAGATGCGCGTCCCATGGCATCCCGAGATCGTCCAGATCCCGATTATCGATCCGACGCCCGTCTATCCACACGCCATGCTCTGGCATCGGCACAGCCAACATCCGGCGCTGCCCCGCCTGATCGAGCACATCCGCGCCGAATTCCGCCCGTTCGATCCGCGCACGCAGTGGCTGCCGCCGCTGGAAATCCGGACCGAGCTATGGGGTTCCACTCAGCGCTGA
- a CDS encoding permease, translating to MHAIGHALALTGSMTWEILWALILGFTLSAVVQAVVRKSTIVRLLGDDSPRTLAIAAGLGAASSSCSYAAVALARSLFRKGANFTAAMAFEIGSTNLVAELGIILALLLGWQFTAAEFIGGPIMIVLLAVLFRIFVRSRLVDAARAQAERGLAGSMEGHAAMDMSVPSEGSFLRRLLSRPGLTAVSHVFVMEWAAILRDLIIGLLIAGAIGAWVPNSFWQNFFLTDHPLLSAIWGPLVGPLVAILSFVCSIGNVPLAAVLWNGGISFGGVIAFIYADLLILPILNIYRKYYGARMTLTLLATFYAAMAGAGYLVEILFGATGLTPKERNAMVMADGISWNYTTWLNIAFLILAALLVLRFIRTGGIPMLRMMGGNPDPAAQHHH from the coding sequence ATGCACGCGATCGGACACGCACTGGCCCTCACCGGGTCCATGACCTGGGAGATACTCTGGGCGCTCATCCTCGGATTCACGCTGTCGGCGGTGGTGCAGGCGGTGGTGCGCAAATCCACCATCGTGCGGCTGCTGGGCGACGACAGCCCGCGCACGCTCGCGATCGCGGCCGGGCTCGGCGCCGCATCCTCCTCCTGCTCGTATGCCGCGGTCGCGCTCGCGCGTTCGCTGTTCCGCAAGGGCGCGAATTTCACCGCGGCGATGGCCTTCGAGATCGGCTCGACCAACCTCGTCGCCGAACTCGGCATCATCCTCGCGCTGCTACTCGGCTGGCAGTTCACCGCCGCGGAATTCATCGGGGGGCCGATCATGATCGTGCTGCTCGCGGTGCTGTTCCGGATCTTCGTCCGGTCCAGGCTGGTGGACGCGGCGCGAGCGCAGGCCGAACGCGGGCTCGCCGGATCGATGGAAGGCCATGCGGCCATGGATATGTCGGTGCCGTCCGAGGGGTCGTTCCTGCGGCGGCTGCTCTCCCGCCCGGGCCTGACCGCGGTATCCCACGTCTTCGTGATGGAATGGGCCGCCATCCTGCGCGACCTGATCATCGGGCTGCTCATCGCGGGCGCGATCGGCGCGTGGGTGCCGAATTCGTTCTGGCAGAACTTCTTCCTGACCGATCATCCGCTGCTGTCCGCGATCTGGGGACCGCTGGTCGGGCCGCTGGTGGCGATCCTGTCGTTCGTCTGCTCGATCGGCAACGTGCCGCTGGCCGCGGTGCTGTGGAACGGCGGCATCAGCTTCGGCGGCGTCATCGCCTTCATCTACGCCGACCTGCTGATCCTGCCGATCCTCAACATCTACCGCAAATACTATGGAGCCCGCATGACGCTCACCCTGCTCGCGACGTTCTACGCCGCCATGGCGGGCGCCGGCTACCTCGTCGAAATCCTGTTCGGCGCAACGGGTCTCACGCCGAAGGAACGCAACGCCATGGTCATGGCCGACGGCATCAGCTGGAACTACACCACCTGGCTCAATATCGCCTTCCTCATCCTCGCCGCCCTGCTCGTCCTGCGCTTCATCCGCACCGGCGGAATCCCCATGCTGCGCATGATGGGCGGCAACCCCGACCCCGCAGCCCAGCACCACCACTGA
- a CDS encoding M1 family metallopeptidase has protein sequence MRIHRPSNGRIRTCAVPGSRTLLAPAVVALSLICGATAAAAPSGAPHTGTGNGSSTGSADPTPGSDGVGDPYYPQDGNGGYTAVHYDLGIDYDPPTHHLTGKATITANATQDLSAFNLDFAGPPVQGVTVNGKAARFDRQGEHELVITPADPLPNEQSFTVTVDYSGTVADTGGNGWTYSPSGGAFAAGEPHSATTWYPLNDTPLNKATVTLHATVPTGWDVASNGIMTSDNPSGTDHHTVTWEDRSPIIGYLTTIAIDKFTHLSQKRSDGTPLESVFAPGAAAQKQELEKKLPQVLDFEEQLYGPYPFESGGGIYVDTDLRFSLETQTRPIYAPWTDLNTLIHENAHQWWGDSMSVTLWKDVCLNECFASYTADILWPERIDKQDADQLYLDDLARWEKRDIWKIPLFDPGKGNEFTTVYTRGALFLHALRRTIGDDVFFTAVKDFVQDHKFGNASIPEFRDFIQLRSPEQLGGFFDAWLNGTTRPADEYLFPGSLGDRHKKNPSPQVNETPQWPSGQGDRKGAGQ, from the coding sequence ATGCGAATTCATCGTCCATCGAATGGACGCATTCGAACCTGCGCGGTACCGGGATCGCGGACGCTGCTCGCGCCCGCCGTGGTGGCGTTGAGCCTGATCTGCGGCGCGACGGCGGCCGCGGCACCCTCCGGCGCCCCGCATACCGGCACCGGGAACGGTTCGTCGACCGGTTCGGCCGATCCGACGCCGGGCTCGGACGGCGTCGGCGACCCGTACTATCCGCAGGACGGCAACGGCGGTTACACGGCGGTCCACTACGACCTCGGAATCGACTACGACCCGCCGACCCACCACCTCACCGGCAAGGCGACGATCACCGCGAACGCGACGCAGGACCTGTCCGCGTTCAACCTCGATTTCGCCGGTCCGCCGGTGCAGGGCGTCACCGTCAACGGCAAGGCGGCCCGCTTCGACCGGCAGGGCGAGCACGAACTCGTCATCACCCCGGCCGACCCGCTGCCGAACGAGCAGTCGTTCACGGTGACCGTCGACTACTCCGGCACCGTCGCCGACACCGGCGGTAACGGCTGGACGTATTCGCCGAGCGGCGGCGCCTTCGCCGCGGGCGAACCGCATTCCGCGACAACGTGGTACCCGCTCAACGACACCCCGTTGAACAAGGCCACGGTCACCCTGCACGCCACCGTGCCGACCGGCTGGGATGTCGCGTCCAACGGAATCATGACCTCCGACAACCCATCCGGGACCGATCACCACACGGTGACCTGGGAGGACCGCAGCCCGATCATCGGTTACCTGACCACGATCGCGATCGACAAGTTCACCCACCTCAGCCAGAAGCGTTCCGACGGAACGCCTTTGGAGAGTGTCTTCGCGCCGGGCGCGGCGGCTCAGAAACAGGAGCTGGAGAAGAAGCTCCCGCAGGTGCTCGACTTCGAGGAGCAGCTGTACGGCCCGTACCCGTTCGAGTCGGGCGGCGGCATCTACGTCGACACGGATCTGCGGTTCTCGCTGGAGACGCAGACCCGGCCGATCTACGCGCCGTGGACGGATCTGAACACGCTGATCCACGAGAACGCCCATCAGTGGTGGGGCGATTCGATGTCGGTGACGCTGTGGAAGGACGTCTGCCTGAACGAATGCTTCGCCAGCTACACCGCCGATATCCTCTGGCCGGAACGGATCGACAAGCAGGATGCCGATCAGCTCTACCTGGACGACCTCGCGCGCTGGGAGAAGCGCGACATCTGGAAGATCCCGCTGTTCGATCCCGGCAAGGGCAACGAGTTCACCACCGTCTACACCAGGGGCGCGCTGTTCCTGCACGCACTGCGCCGCACCATCGGTGACGACGTATTCTTCACCGCGGTAAAGGATTTCGTGCAGGACCACAAGTTCGGCAACGCCTCGATCCCGGAGTTCCGCGACTTCATCCAGTTGCGCAGCCCCGAACAGCTCGGCGGGTTCTTCGACGCTTGGCTGAACGGGACCACTCGGCCCGCGGATGAATACCTCTTCCCGGGTTCGCTGGGGGACCGCCACAAGAAGAATCCGTCGCCGCAGGTCAACGAGACACCGCAGTGGCCGTCCGGGCAGGGCGACCGCAAGGGTGCCGGTCAGTAA
- a CDS encoding FAD-binding oxidoreductase, with translation MSVNRGTGTTAFGGPPLEIDTRPAVLDQFTVDETGRTGRRPRGIVYPTGVEEVIAVVEWAEATRTPLIPRGAGTSLEGHLLAQRDELIVDLSRANAILDISPVDFTATVQPGVTRTQLNAATAEFGLQFTVDPGADASLGGMAATNASGTTTVRYGGMRANVLALQAVLADATAARFGRAVRKSSSGYDLKDLLIGSAGTLGIITELTVRLHPIPEWLRSLRISFPTVADAVDASLAVMGAALPVSRLELVDAPSMAAINAYRGTDYAETPALFVDIESSSAVAGTADEQEVQRIAQAHNAIDIATARTHTERHALWEDRHNLFFALKAHHPGHRFMVTDTAVPFSRVAAAVDTATRLGAELGLAVSVAGHIGDGNVHAVIPYTDASYAAAQQFSDSVVRHALAVGGTATGEHGIGLAKKKYLRDEHGAAVDLMAAIKRAIDPLGLFNPDKVLDA, from the coding sequence ATGTCGGTGAACAGGGGTACGGGGACCACCGCATTCGGCGGGCCGCCGCTCGAGATCGACACGCGCCCGGCGGTTCTGGATCAGTTCACGGTGGACGAGACCGGGCGCACCGGACGGCGGCCGCGGGGGATCGTTTACCCGACCGGCGTGGAAGAAGTGATCGCCGTGGTCGAATGGGCCGAGGCCACCCGAACTCCGCTCATCCCCCGCGGCGCGGGAACCAGCCTGGAGGGGCATCTGCTCGCGCAGCGCGACGAGCTGATCGTCGACCTGTCGCGGGCGAACGCGATCCTGGACATCTCACCCGTCGATTTCACCGCGACGGTGCAGCCCGGGGTGACGCGCACCCAATTGAACGCGGCCACCGCGGAATTCGGCCTGCAGTTCACCGTCGATCCCGGCGCGGACGCCTCACTCGGCGGGATGGCGGCCACCAACGCCAGCGGCACAACCACCGTCCGGTACGGCGGGATGCGTGCGAATGTGCTTGCGCTGCAGGCTGTTCTCGCCGACGCGACCGCGGCCCGGTTCGGCCGCGCGGTCCGCAAATCGTCGAGCGGCTACGACCTGAAGGATCTGCTGATCGGCTCGGCGGGGACGCTCGGCATCATCACCGAGCTCACCGTCCGCCTGCACCCGATTCCGGAATGGCTCCGCTCGCTGCGGATTTCGTTTCCGACGGTGGCCGATGCCGTCGATGCCTCGCTCGCGGTCATGGGCGCGGCGCTGCCGGTCAGCAGGCTCGAACTGGTCGACGCCCCGAGTATGGCCGCGATCAACGCCTACCGCGGCACCGACTACGCCGAAACACCCGCGCTGTTCGTCGACATCGAATCGTCGTCGGCCGTCGCGGGCACCGCCGATGAACAGGAGGTCCAGCGAATCGCCCAGGCGCACAACGCCATCGATATCGCGACGGCCCGCACCCACACCGAGCGGCATGCCCTCTGGGAGGACCGGCACAATCTCTTCTTCGCACTGAAGGCGCACCATCCCGGGCACCGATTCATGGTGACCGACACCGCCGTCCCGTTCTCCCGGGTCGCCGCGGCCGTCGACACCGCGACCCGGCTCGGTGCGGAACTCGGGCTCGCGGTCAGCGTCGCCGGACATATCGGCGATGGCAACGTGCACGCCGTCATCCCCTATACGGACGCGAGCTATGCCGCGGCACAACAGTTTTCCGACAGCGTGGTGCGGCACGCGCTCGCCGTCGGCGGCACCGCCACCGGCGAACACGGCATCGGCCTGGCCAAGAAGAAGTACCTGCGCGACGAGCACGGCGCCGCGGTCGACCTGATGGCCGCGATCAAGCGTGCCATCGATCCGCTCGGCCTGTTCAATCCGGACAAGGTGCTGGACGCATGA